One genomic window of Gallus gallus isolate bGalGal1 chromosome 34, bGalGal1.mat.broiler.GRCg7b, whole genome shotgun sequence includes the following:
- the SLC4A8 gene encoding electroneutral sodium bicarbonate exchanger 1 isoform X4 yields MVHGAFGPCASPTDTPSQRVQFILSTEEDEQHVPHDLFTELDEIHVKEGEGTEWKETARWLKFEEDVEDGGERWSKPYVATLSLHSLFELRNCIIKGTVLLDMCANSTEEIADMILDQQNHSSEFDQSTREKVREVLLKKHHHQNEKKRNNLLPIVLSFADKPAQTLIPHPSPTTIEAKNGVSHDTSPMDLSKAELHFMKKIPTGAEAANVLVGELDFLQQPIMAFARLSPAVLLSGMTEVPIPTRFLFVLLGPEGKAHQYHEIGRSMATLMTDEVFHDVAYKAKDRADLVAGIDEFLDQVTVLPPGEWDPSIRIEPPKNVPSQKKRKMPGALDDNASHRKPEKHSGPELERTGRLFGGLILDVKRKAPWFWSDFRDALSLQCLASFLFLYCACMSPVITFGGLLGEATDGHISAMESLLGASMTGVVYSLFAGQPLTILGSTGPVLVFEKILYKFCKDYALSYLSLRTCIGLWTAFLCMVLVATDASCLVCYITRFTEEAFAALICIIFIYEALEKLICLGETYPVHMHSQLDFLTLYYCKCEAPTHPTNETLHFWQSNEINPAAIAWENLTVSECRHLHGEFHGPACGHDGPYTPNVLFWSCILFFSTFVLSSSLKMFKTSRYFPTRVRSTISDFAVFLTIVIMVVIDFLIGIPSPKLHVPHMFKPTRDDRGWLMNPIGPNPWWTVLAALIPALLCTILIFMDQQITAVIVNRKEHRLKKGCGYHLDLFMVAVMLGVCSVMGLPWFVAATVLSITHVNSLKLESGCSAPGEQPRFLGIREQRVTGLMIFVLMGCSVFLTAVLKFIPMPVLYGVFLYMGVSSLRGIQFFDRLKLFGMPAKHQPDFIYLRHVPLRKVHLFTLVQLTCLVLLWVIKVSRAAIVFPMMVLALVFVRKVLDVCFSKRELSWLDDLMPESKKKKLDDAKNEAKEEEESQQMMEAAAANSVQLSLGKTSYVGVPKQNSKDRTDPSEINISDEMSKTTVWKALTMNAEKL; encoded by the exons ATGGTGCATGGGGCATTTGGGCCCTGTGCTTCTCCCACAGACACGCCGTCCCAGCGGGTGCAGTTCATCCTCAGCACCGAGGAGGACGAGCAGCACGTCCCTCATGATCTGTTCACCGAACTGGATGAGATCCATGTGAAAGAGGGTGAAGGCACAGAGTGGAAGGAGACAGCGAG GTGGCTGAAGTTCGAGGAGGACGTGGAAGATGGCGGCGAGCGCTGGAGCAAACCCTACGTGGCCACACTCTCCTTGCACAGCCTCTTTGAGCTGAGGAACTGCATCATcaaaggcacagtgctgctggataTGTGTGCCAACAGCACCGAGGAGATCGCAG ATATGATCCTGGACCAGCAGAACCACTCCAGTGAGTTTGATCAGAGCACGCGGGAGAAGGTCCGGGAGGTCCTTCTCAAGAAGCACCACCACCAGAAtgagaagaagagaaacaacCTCCTCCCCATCGTCCTCTCCTTCGCTGACAAGCCAG cCCAAACGCTCATCCCCCATCCTTCTCCCACCACCATAGAAGCTAAAAATGGGGTGAGCCATGACACCAGCCCCATGGATTTAAGCAAG gcagagctgcacttcATGAAGAAAATTCCCACCGGGGCTGAAGCAGCAAATGTGCTGGTGGGAGAGTTGGATTTCCTTCAGCAGCCCATCATGGCCTTTGCCCGCCTCAGCCCGGCCGTCCTCCTCTCGGGCATGACAGAAGTCCCCATCCCAACCAG GTTTCTGTTTGTGTTGTTGGGACCAGAAGGAAAAGCCCATCAGTACCACGAGATCGGCAGGTCCATGGCCACGCTCATGACGGATGAG GTTTTTCATGACGTTGCCTACAAAGCCAAGGACCGGGCCGACCTGGTGGCTGGCATCGATGAGTTCCTTGACCAAGTCACGGTGCTGCCACCGGGAGAGTGGGACCCATCGATCCGCATCGAGCCCCCCAAAAACGTCCCTTCGCAG aaaaaaaggaagatgccCGGAGCTCTGGATGACAATGCTTCTCACAGAAAGCCTGAAAAGCACAGTGGCCCTGAACTGGAGAGGACGGGAAG GCTCTTTGGAGGTTTGATCCTGGATGTGAAGCGGAAAGCGCCGTGGTTCTGGAGCGACTTTCGGGATGCGCTGAGTCTGCAGTGCCTGGcatccttcctcttcctctacTGCGCCTGCATGTCCCCTGTCATCACCTtcggggggctgctgggggaggcGACTGATGGCCACATA AGCGCCATGGAGTCACTGCTGGGCGCGTCCATGACTGGCGTTGTGTATTCCCTCTTTGCTGGCCAACCTCTCACCATCCTTGGCAGCACTGGCCCTGTTCTCGTGTTCGAGAAGATCCTCTACAAGTTCTGCAA GGACTACGCGCTCTCCTACCTGTCCCTGCGGACGTGCATTGGGCTGTGGACTGCCTTCCTCTGCATGGTGCTGGTGGCCACGGACGCCAGCTGCCTGGTCTGCTACATCACCCGCTTCACCGAGGAAGCCTTCGCTGCCCTCATCTGCATCATCTTCATCTACGAGGCTCTGGAGAAGCTCATCTGCCTGGGAGAGACCTACCCAGTGCACATGCACAGCCAGCTTGACTTCCTCACCCTCTACTA CTGTAAGTGTGAGGCTCCCACCCATCCCACCAACGAAACGCTGCACTTCTGGCAGAGCAATGAGATCAACCCTGCAGCCATCGCCTGGGAAAACCTCACCGTATCT GAATGTCGACATTTGCATGGAGAATTTCATGGACCTGCCTGTGGACACGATGGCCCCTACACACCCAATGTCCTCTTCTGGTCCTGCATCCTCTTCTTCTCCACCTTTGTCCTCTCGAGCTCATTGAAGATGTTTAAAACCAGCCGCTACTTCCCAACCAGA GTCCGGTCTACGATAAGTgactttgctgttttcctcaccATCGTCATCATGGTGGTCATTGACTTCCTCATTGGGATCCCATCACCAAAGCTCCACGTCCCCCATATGTTCAAG CCCACCAGGGATGACCGTGGGTGGCTCAtgaaccccataggacccaaCCCATGGTGGACGGTGTTGGCCGCACtcatcccagctctgctctgcaccatcCTGATATTCATGGACCAGCAGATCACTGCCGTCATTGTGAACAGGAAGGAGCACAGGCTGAAG AAGGGATGTGGGTACCACCTGGACCTCTtcatggtggctgtgatgctcgGGGTGTGCTCAGTGATGGGTCTGCCTTGGTTTGTGGCCGCGACCGTCCTCTCCATCACCCACGTGAACAGCCTCAAACTGGAGTCAGGCTGCTCAGCTCCTGGAGAGCAACCCAGATTTTTGGGGATACGAGAGCAGAGGGTCACGGGACTGATGATCTTTGTGCTCATGGGCTGCTCCGTCTTCTTGACCGCTGTGTTAAAG TTTATACCAATGCCTGTGCTGTACGGCGTCTTTCTCTACATGGGTGTATCGTCGCTCAGAGGAATCCAG TTCTTTGACCGCCTGAAGCTGTTTGGGATGCCGGCCAAGCACCAGCCTGACTTCATCTACCTGCGGCACGTGCCGCTGCGCAAAGTGCACCTCTTCACCCTGGTGCAGCTCACCTGCCTCGTGCTGCTCTGGGTCATCAAGGTGTCCCGTGCGGCCATCGTCTTCCCCATGATG gtTTTGGCTCTCGTTTTTGTTCGGAAAGTCCTGGATGTCTGCTTCTCGAAGCGAGAGCTCAGCTGGCTGGATGACCTCATGCCAGAAAGCAAGAAGAAGAAGTTGGACGATGCCAAAAATGAAGCCAAAGAAGAAGAG gagtCTCAGCAGATgatggaagctgctgctgcaaactcaGTCCAGCTGAGCCTGGGGAAGACGAGCTACGTGGGTGTCCCCAAGCAGAACAGCAAGGACAG AACTGACCCTTCTGAGATCAACATCTCAGATGAAATGTCAAAGACAACTGTGTGGAAGGCTCTCACCATGAATGCAGAAAAACTCTGA